From Acidianus brierleyi:
ACTAGTTATCTAGACAAAATGACGAGAGATACTTATATTCTAATAAGCTTTTAATCATAATGATAAATATCTAAGAAATAGATTTGTTTGAAAATAGTAATGTATAAAATCCGAGTACTAGAATCTTTAATAAAATAGTAATAACATTATTAATGGTAGGATTAAAAACATCGCTATTTCTTGTAATATAGTATATCAATATTTCTAATTATACTGATTTACGCCATATCGTAATTTGAGAAAGTCTATACAGTCTAAATATGCAATAAAAACTTTCTTTAATATATCATTAAAATTAATATATTAAACAAAACGTAATAAAGTATAAATTATTTATGACATTTTTAAAGAATGTTATACAACTCTGTTAAAGTAAATAAGTCTTAATTTATAATTAACAATTACTAGTACATGGGTATTTACAGATTCTATATCATATTAATTTTTCATCTATTAGAAAATTGTTATGTAATTAAAAAATGTTAAATCTTTTATTATTTAATAATAAAGTTATATGGATAGTTATTGCAACAAACGTAAAACTTTTAAATAAATTTTACAATCACATATTACAGTGAAAAAGAAGTGAAGAGAGGAACTGTTATAGCTCTATTCTTCATCTTAGTTATAGTTGCAGCTCTTTCTTTAGAAATTCAATATAGTTCATATGACTATATAGGCTATAATCCACATAATAATGCTGGAGAAGGTGTAGTACACGCAGCCTATTCAAACGCATTAGGATCATATAAGGGACCATATGTAATAATTTATGTTACAGGACAACAATGGCATTGGGATTTTGGTCCTCATGATAAAGTATGGACAAACTTAACAGTAGTACCAGTAGACGAGCCAGTATTATTTATAATACATAGCGTAGATGTATTTCACGAGTTCTTTATACAATCAGCGGCAAGCAATTTCTCGCTAGGATTTAATTTTGGTGCAGAAGCAGTACCAGGGTACTACTCATATATAGTTCTTGTATTTCCTAAACCTGGCTATTATCATGTAGCTTGTGCTGAGTACTGTGGAACTGCTGGAGTTGGATTAGGGCATTCATGGCTTGTTGGAACAATTTTAGCTACTCCTAATGCCACATTAGCAAAAGAGATAACTGGCGGTGTATTGCCTCAAGGTACATGGGATCCATACGTAGTTAATGGGACGGTGTGAAAAATGGCTAAAACACTTATTTATATAACAGGAATTCTTATAATAATTGGAATTTTATTGATGGCATTCGGAACAACAAAGTATGTTTACCCTAGAGAACAATTTTCTATTAATGGAATGTATGAAATTACTGGAAATACAACACCTAATTATTTCATCAACTTTTTTGGTTTAGCAATATTTCTTTTTGGAATTGGAGGGCTTTTATCTTATTTTGAAATAAATAAGAAAGGTGTAAAATCAAATAATAAGGGTGATATAAATGGCTAATGGATATATGAAAATATTTGTATTAGGATTAATAATAGTATTAGCTATATTAGCAGCCACATATGGAGCAGATTATGCTCTAAATTCCGCTTCACAAGCAACAAGCACAGTAACTGCATACTATGTACCTAATGCAGAACCAAATCTCGGTGACCCTGGTTCAGAACTATTCTGGAGCACGATACCTTGGACTACTGTACCATTAGTTCCAACGATACCTGTTCCTGGAGGAGCATCAGGACATACACAGTTCGTTTATGTTAAAGCTGCCTGGACGTATATAAATGGTACGCCATACATATTTATACTAATGAAGGCTAGAAATCATGGATTTATCTCTTGGAATGCATGTCCTGAAAGAACCCCAGATGGGCAGTTATGGCAACCATTCTCTCCAGTTCATACAGGCTGGTGGGTAGTTAATGTATCATACTCAAGCACTAATCAATCTTTAGCTTCTGTATATTATATACCTCAAAGCGAGCAAATACAATATCCGCCTGGATACAATCTTGGAAATCCCATTCAGATAATAGTTTTAAATGAAAGTGGACATCTAGTAGGGGAAATACTTAATGCGATTAATCCTCAGGGTGTTCCGCTGAATAAAGGACAGCCAATCATAATAAAATCTTTATACCTTAATTATAGTGGGCATATTATAACTGCACTTAGCCAATTCTTAGCTATGGGCTTAAACGATACAACATGGTCTCAATCAGCATACAACGAATTCTATCCAGAAGATACTGCAGAATATGTATCACTATTTTATAATTCTACTTATACTTATCCAGAAAGATTTGCAATACTATGGTCTTTAGGTGGAGTGCCTAGTGACTGGTATCAAGTAGCGTATACACCTCACATGATGCCTGGAACATCAGGGGCAATTTCTGCGGGTCAAGATGAGTTATGGATACTAAATAATAACCCAAGAGCTAACAATACTCAAGATTTCGGATACCCTGGCAACACATTATTTAGTAGAAATTCCACTCCTCCATACTATCATTATCCACAGTATAAGGATCCCCTTAATTTAGGCTATTTAGAAAACCAAGGCTTAATAGCTGATGCTTATGTTAATGGTTCATCGATATATTATATTGGAGGTATGCCATTCATAGGATTTCCATCTATTAACAATCCTCATTATAACGCATGGGATCTCATGAATGGTTTATATAACAGCTCACAACTATGGGATCCATCAATAGTCGCTACTGGACTAAAGTATGTACATACACAGACTGGCGTATATTGGTATGCTGAATTCGTTAGAACTTTTACAACTATGGGTGTATCTGGAGGACAAGGAATGTCGCATTATCAAGTTCAATTATACCCTGGACATAGCTACCACGTAGCTTTTGCAGTCTTCCAAGGAGGTGCTGGAGAATCAGTAGACTTCAAATCTATATCATTCTGGTATACTATATATATACAACCGGCTCCAGGAAGCTCCTCTATGCTCGTACCCGCAATATTTATTATAAACAGTATTGCAGCTCCGATAATATTTATAACATTTTTCAATAAATTCAATATTATAAAGGAATTAGATGCTATGTCCATAAAACTGAGTCAAAACATAATAAAAATATTAAAGGTGAATAGAAGTGAAAATAGATAGAGATATTAAGTTAATTCATTTTTTATATTTATATATTTTTGCTCAGTTTTTTGAATTATTTTTCAATAGAGAATTTTTAGTTTCCGTCTTACCTTTTGGGCTTGCCGGAATTTCTGTAACTAAAATTGAGCCTTATTTAAAGGCTTTTTATATAATTGGAGGGACAGCCTACACTCTCATGCTTATTCTTCAACCCATACTTCTTATTTTAGTTATAATAAAAGTGAAAAATAATCTAAGTAGAGGATTATTATCTGCTATTCTATATTTGACTTTACTTGCTGATGCTATACATATAGCTTACGGAGTCAATAACACAACACTTCAAATACCCGCTATATTTTCGATAATATATGCTATACTATTGGCAATAACTCCATTATATCTTATGATAAGACAAAATAAGAAGATACTGTTGGCAATATTTATACCAGACGTATTGGCCTATTGCTTCTTGATTTCAACATGGTTAACTAATGCCCTAGGAAATTCTTCCATAGGTATAGTATCTGGATATAGTGGATTTCTTATGGCGTATGCAGTATTATTCTCCGGAATAGCTTTTATCACATATTCTATACTAAAGAAAATTAATTTAATTAAGATCCTTCCATTCATGACTGTAGGACTTTTTGTAGCTATAGCGTCCGCATTTAATTTAATTCCAGGTTGGGATTTTGCTATAGGAGTTACTTTCCCATATATATTTGGTATTTTAGGCATTAGAGACTGGATGCCACCAATATTTTTCCTTATAGCAGCTATTACATTCGGTTGTGCAATAGAAATGAGAAAAATAGATAAACCGTTAGCTTTGTCAGTACTATCAATCTTAGCTTCCACATTAATTTTTGATTCAGTTCCAATAACTACGTATTTAATAGCTCCTTTAGTTGGTACAACGTTCTTATATTTGATTCAAACAAATAAGGTAGAGACTCTCAAGAAATAAAAATTTTAATTTATTTTTCTTTTTTATTTTGTATAATATTAATTTAGGTTCATGGCTAGTAGTTTATAAAATCGCCATGTTATAGTATTCTATGCAGATATTTACACTACCATGTTATACTTACTTAGACTCTAAAATCCAAGGAAACGATCTGATATATTTGATGCAGATTATTGACCTATTATGGAACTTTACACTTTAAGGTTCAAGAAAGTATAAGATAATAATGAAGTATATCATAAAATATTTTAGATTTACATCTTATCAGTTAGACTTAAAATAAATAGATAAAATTACTAATAATATATACATATCTTAAATCTTGAAATTATGTTTTGACTACCTAAACTCTATATTAAAAACTTTTTAACAATATAAATAATTTTAATAATAGATTATTCAATTATCCCATTTTCACTTTCAATTAACTATAGGATTAGATGTTGTAGCATTACTATGGTGCTATTTATCATAAAAGCATAGAAATTTAGGTATATATTTAAGAATGGCACTATCGTTCATTATGAAATACGAATATTGCCAATATGACTCAAGTGAATCATTTATAAAATACTGCTGAAATCTTCATTTCTATTATTTTATGTATTAAACTATGTTTAAATGTATAGCAGATATATATAAAATGATTACACTAATATAGAATATATATATTATTTATATTTAATTTGTAATAAACATGATATAGAATGATTAGTTTTTTAATATTTGTGATAAGATTATATAATATTATTTGAGAATACCAGTATATTATTTCGTATTATACATATACGTAGCTTAATGTTTAGTTTAAACAGTAAAATTATATTGTTTAATATCAAGTAACTTTCAATTGCCAGAGCAGATGGATCTTGCTCTAGATGTGATTTTATATTTCTTGCTCTATCTCTCATTGTTCATAAAGTTCACAGTTGCGCTCTATAATAAATTACTATTAATTTTTAAACACTTCAAAACTCAATAACCTAAGGTAAGTATGACATTAGAAAGAGAAAATAATAACATCTACCTAATATGACAGTATATTAAAATAATCTAATAATTTTTTAGGACTCAAAAATCTTATCAACTTAATTATATTAGTAAAAAAATTAATTTCTTGAGCTTAAAGGTATAAAATCTCTTTTTATGGGTCCAACATAAAGTGCTCTTGGCCTTATTAGTCTATGTTGATCTTCTACATATTCTATTATATGCGCAAGCCAACCTAACACTCTAGATAACGCGAATAGTGAAGTAAACATGTATACTGGAAATCCTATCGAATAAAATACTATTCCAGAATAAAAGTCAGTATTTGGATAGATCTTTTTCTCACCAAAATTCTTTATTCCAATATCTTCTAAACGCTCTGCTATATCTAGAATTTTCTTAGATTCAGGAGTTCTAGCTAATTCCTCTGCATATCTCTTAAATAGTTTCGCTCTTGGATCATACGTTTTATAAACTCTATGTCCAAATCCCATTAGTCTCTTCTTTTCTTTAATCACATTTTCGTTAAACCATTCCTCCACGTTTGATGGATCCTTTATCTCTAGGAATTGAGAAAATGCTGCTTCAGCTGCTCCACCATGGAGAGGACCTTTAAGGGCAGCTAGTGCTGAGACGATGCATGAATACATATCTGATAATGTAGATGATGTTACTAGCGCTGCTGTAGTAGATGCTGGAACTTCGTGATCAGTATAAAGTATTAGTGCGGCATTCATAGCATCAACTTCTTCTTCTGAAGGTTCTCTTGAAAATGTGGCTCTTAGGAAGCTTTTTGCATAGCTTTCTGATGGTTCTGGAATTTCTGGTTTTTGTCCTTCTTTTAATCTATATACATTAGCTACTATAGTGGACGCTTTTGCTATTATTTCAAGGGCTCTTTCCTTATTTTCTCCTTTTTTCCAAGGATAATTATAGTAGGAAGCTAATGCACTAAACGCGGTTTCCATCATAGCTATAGCGTCTGCATCATGAGGTAGTTCTTCCATAATACGAATTACTGGAGGTGGAACGTTATAACTCTCGTTTATTCTTTCTTTAACCT
This genomic window contains:
- a CDS encoding ethylbenzene dehydrogenase, which produces MANGYMKIFVLGLIIVLAILAATYGADYALNSASQATSTVTAYYVPNAEPNLGDPGSELFWSTIPWTTVPLVPTIPVPGGASGHTQFVYVKAAWTYINGTPYIFILMKARNHGFISWNACPERTPDGQLWQPFSPVHTGWWVVNVSYSSTNQSLASVYYIPQSEQIQYPPGYNLGNPIQIIVLNESGHLVGEILNAINPQGVPLNKGQPIIIKSLYLNYSGHIITALSQFLAMGLNDTTWSQSAYNEFYPEDTAEYVSLFYNSTYTYPERFAILWSLGGVPSDWYQVAYTPHMMPGTSGAISAGQDELWILNNNPRANNTQDFGYPGNTLFSRNSTPPYYHYPQYKDPLNLGYLENQGLIADAYVNGSSIYYIGGMPFIGFPSINNPHYNAWDLMNGLYNSSQLWDPSIVATGLKYVHTQTGVYWYAEFVRTFTTMGVSGGQGMSHYQVQLYPGHSYHVAFAVFQGGAGESVDFKSISFWYTIYIQPAPGSSSMLVPAIFIINSIAAPIIFITFFNKFNIIKELDAMSIKLSQNIIKILKVNRSENR
- the gltA gene encoding citrate synthase, translating into MSEISRGLENVFIKATSLTYIDGEKGILRYGGYNIEDLVRNCSFEEVIHLMLYGDLPNSEQLKKVKERINESYNVPPPVIRIMEELPHDADAIAMMETAFSALASYYNYPWKKGENKERALEIIAKASTIVANVYRLKEGQKPEIPEPSESYAKSFLRATFSREPSEEEVDAMNAALILYTDHEVPASTTAALVTSSTLSDMYSCIVSALAALKGPLHGGAAEAAFSQFLEIKDPSNVEEWFNENVIKEKKRLMGFGHRVYKTYDPRAKLFKRYAEELARTPESKKILDIAERLEDIGIKNFGEKKIYPNTDFYSGIVFYSIGFPVYMFTSLFALSRVLGWLAHIIEYVEDQHRLIRPRALYVGPIKRDFIPLSSRN
- a CDS encoding quinol oxidase is translated as MKRGTVIALFFILVIVAALSLEIQYSSYDYIGYNPHNNAGEGVVHAAYSNALGSYKGPYVIIYVTGQQWHWDFGPHDKVWTNLTVVPVDEPVLFIIHSVDVFHEFFIQSAASNFSLGFNFGAEAVPGYYSYIVLVFPKPGYYHVACAEYCGTAGVGLGHSWLVGTILATPNATLAKEITGGVLPQGTWDPYVVNGTV